In Parasegetibacter sp. NRK P23, a single genomic region encodes these proteins:
- a CDS encoding RNA polymerase sigma-70 factor — MSVQPNNRWNETEERDLFTRIASGDQEAFARVFHHFNKRIFPFVLNMIKSEILAEEIVQDIFTQLWVKREEATHWEHPQAYLFKMAANRTLDQLRKISRETQLVQALTETMRNTPLNDIEAWLDGKETSQLIHEAVATLPPQRLKVYKLCREQGLSYKDAAEQLGISVKTVQAHLQEATRQIRAFISSQPGGALTLLLLGCFGK; from the coding sequence ATGTCAGTCCAACCCAACAACAGATGGAACGAAACCGAAGAGCGCGATCTTTTCACGCGGATAGCTTCCGGAGACCAGGAGGCTTTTGCCCGTGTTTTCCATCATTTCAATAAACGCATATTCCCTTTTGTGTTGAACATGATTAAGTCTGAAATACTGGCGGAAGAAATCGTGCAGGACATCTTCACCCAGCTCTGGGTAAAACGGGAAGAAGCAACACATTGGGAACATCCACAGGCCTATCTTTTTAAGATGGCCGCCAACCGCACACTGGACCAGTTACGTAAAATATCAAGGGAAACACAACTGGTGCAGGCGCTCACGGAAACCATGCGCAACACGCCCCTCAACGATATTGAGGCATGGCTGGACGGGAAAGAAACGAGTCAGCTGATTCATGAAGCTGTGGCCACGCTGCCGCCACAGCGGTTGAAAGTGTATAAGCTGTGCAGGGAACAGGGATTATCTTATAAAGACGCCGCGGAGCAACTGGGGATTTCGGTAAAAACCGTGCAGGCGCATTTGCAGGAGGCGACGCGGCAGATCAGGGCGTTTATCAGTTCGCAGCCAGGCGGGGCTTTGACGTTGTTGTTGCTGGGGTGCTTTGGGAAGTAG
- a CDS encoding alpha-glucuronidase family glycosyl hydrolase: MKRIAAALLIFCCIALPAFAANGYELWLPYHKVNNTVLAQQYTNTFKAAFVPGSSATVEAIRKELSLAIPKLTGNAPVWNSASSNSRLLILRFDALKKIDVRAKLQPPPSHKEGYSIFTTSMNGASRLIVTANTDEGLLYGTFHLLRLLQSGKSIQALNIVEAPKLDVRVLNHWDNLDRHVERGYAGQSIWNWHTLPGYIDQRYIDYARANASVGINGTVLTNVNANALVLSEEYISKVKALADVFRPYGIKVYLTARFSAPIELGKLKTADPLDPEVQQWWKNKAAEIYRAIPDFGGFLVKANSEGQPGPQNYNRTHVDGANMLADAVKPYKGIVMWRAFVYSNEVPEDRIKQAYNEFQPFDGQFRSNVLVQVKNGPLDFQPREPFHPLFGAMPKTQLMMEFQLTQEYLGFATHLVYLPLLQKEVLEANTFTGNKPNPVKQVLTTKVSDSAVSGIAGVANIGSDLNWCGHPFAQANWYAFGRLAWNPDADAKVIAQEWIAQTFALKNQASAPIILRMMLRSREAVANYMTPLGLTHIMGNGHHYGPAPWSDNLPRPDWNPVYYHRADSTGIGFNRTASGSNAIAQYSPQVAAQWNDPKTCDENLLLWFHRLPWDFKMKNGNTLWNNLCLKYQWGVNEVRTMREEWKQVEQAVDPMLFKQVAQLLNVQEQEAVWWKNACLLYFQTFSKKPFPQGVEKAGKTLEEYKKMRFPYAPGNG, translated from the coding sequence ATGAAAAGGATTGCTGCCGCCCTGCTGATTTTTTGTTGTATCGCTCTTCCTGCCTTTGCCGCGAACGGTTATGAACTGTGGTTGCCATACCATAAGGTAAACAATACTGTACTTGCCCAACAATATACGAACACGTTTAAAGCTGCTTTCGTTCCAGGAAGTTCCGCTACTGTTGAAGCGATCCGGAAGGAATTGTCGCTGGCTATTCCAAAACTTACAGGTAACGCGCCGGTATGGAACTCTGCTTCATCCAACTCGAGGTTGCTGATCCTGCGTTTTGATGCGTTAAAGAAAATAGATGTACGGGCCAAACTTCAGCCACCACCTTCTCACAAAGAAGGTTACAGCATATTCACCACTTCGATGAATGGCGCTTCAAGGCTGATCGTTACAGCCAATACCGATGAAGGTCTTCTATACGGAACCTTTCACCTGTTGCGGTTATTGCAGTCCGGGAAAAGTATCCAGGCGCTGAACATTGTGGAGGCTCCGAAACTTGATGTGCGCGTGCTCAACCATTGGGACAACCTTGACCGGCACGTGGAACGTGGCTATGCGGGGCAATCCATCTGGAACTGGCACACCTTACCTGGCTACATCGACCAGCGTTACATCGATTACGCCCGCGCCAACGCTTCCGTGGGCATCAACGGAACGGTGCTCACTAACGTGAACGCCAACGCGCTCGTGTTATCTGAAGAATACATCAGCAAAGTAAAAGCGCTTGCCGACGTATTTCGTCCTTATGGCATAAAAGTGTACCTCACGGCACGTTTCAGCGCACCCATTGAATTAGGAAAACTGAAAACCGCCGATCCCCTCGATCCGGAAGTGCAGCAATGGTGGAAGAACAAGGCGGCGGAAATTTACCGCGCCATTCCTGATTTCGGCGGATTCCTGGTAAAAGCCAACAGTGAGGGGCAACCGGGCCCGCAGAATTATAACCGCACGCATGTGGATGGCGCCAACATGCTGGCCGATGCCGTAAAACCTTACAAGGGAATCGTGATGTGGCGCGCTTTCGTGTACAGCAACGAAGTGCCGGAAGACCGTATCAAACAGGCATACAATGAATTTCAACCTTTCGACGGGCAATTTCGAAGCAACGTGTTGGTACAGGTAAAGAACGGACCGCTCGATTTTCAACCCCGCGAACCTTTTCATCCCCTGTTTGGCGCCATGCCAAAAACGCAGTTGATGATGGAGTTCCAGTTGACCCAGGAATACCTCGGCTTCGCTACCCATCTTGTATACCTCCCCCTTCTGCAAAAAGAAGTGCTGGAGGCCAATACGTTTACAGGAAACAAACCCAATCCCGTGAAGCAGGTGCTCACCACCAAAGTGAGCGATAGCGCTGTTTCCGGTATAGCTGGTGTTGCCAACATCGGCAGCGACCTTAACTGGTGCGGGCATCCTTTCGCGCAAGCGAACTGGTACGCCTTCGGAAGACTGGCCTGGAACCCGGACGCGGATGCGAAGGTTATTGCACAGGAATGGATCGCACAAACTTTTGCGCTGAAAAATCAGGCTTCCGCGCCAATCATCCTCCGTATGATGCTCCGTTCCCGCGAAGCGGTCGCCAATTATATGACACCACTCGGACTTACCCACATCATGGGCAATGGACACCATTACGGCCCGGCGCCCTGGAGCGACAACCTGCCCCGTCCAGACTGGAACCCTGTTTATTACCACCGCGCCGATAGTACAGGCATCGGGTTCAACCGCACCGCATCCGGAAGCAACGCCATCGCGCAGTACAGTCCGCAGGTGGCCGCACAGTGGAACGATCCCAAAACATGCGACGAAAACCTCTTGCTCTGGTTCCACCGCCTACCCTGGGATTTTAAAATGAAGAACGGTAATACGCTTTGGAACAACCTCTGCCTGAAATACCAATGGGGCGTAAATGAAGTAAGAACCATGCGGGAAGAATGGAAGCAGGTGGAACAAGCCGTGGATCCAATGCTTTTCAAACAGGTGGCGCAATTGCTCAATGTGCAGGAGCAGGAAGCGGTTTGGTGGAAAAATGCCTGCCTGCTTTACTTCCAGACTTTCTCCAAAAAGCCTTTCCCGCAGGGCGTCGAAAAAGCCGGTAAAACACTAGAAGAATATAAAAAGATGCGGTTCCCCTATGCCCCGGGGAACGGATAA
- a CDS encoding thioredoxin domain-containing protein, producing the protein MKKWLLIVTGILFFAGINVLAQGVKFEKITFQEALNKAGKEDRLVFIDCYTEWCGPCKGMDKQVFPKENVGAFMNAHFVNLKMDMEKGEGPALLKKYAVGAFPTFLLLKPDGSLHFKFVGGMSDSQFVSTVRSGMAADNKVFALQQAYAAGDRSPEVCRSYIKMKVEVQEIPAAQEAAKEYLASLSPKERTAPENWFLFGENRYAMYLSNVHSASFRYLVQNRKAFLKRIPADTVDARIRALYGALAEHALRDWYFKKEPYTPGMFNDLVAYAEASGMKDKKQLVALIRIADAAGRKDDEELLELLAANTTKFSEQHKRVFFPFIGGYMSHLPKHEFDGILKRMFSDLVNTSTNPHLVSMANSQLKRLNENVN; encoded by the coding sequence ATGAAAAAATGGCTTTTGATAGTAACCGGGATACTTTTTTTCGCAGGCATTAACGTGCTTGCGCAGGGGGTGAAATTCGAGAAAATCACCTTCCAGGAGGCGCTGAACAAAGCCGGTAAAGAAGACCGCCTGGTTTTCATAGATTGTTACACCGAATGGTGCGGACCCTGTAAAGGCATGGATAAGCAGGTGTTTCCTAAAGAAAACGTAGGTGCGTTTATGAACGCGCATTTCGTGAACCTGAAAATGGATATGGAGAAAGGAGAGGGGCCGGCCTTGCTGAAAAAATACGCCGTGGGCGCTTTCCCAACCTTCCTCCTTCTTAAGCCGGATGGCTCCCTTCATTTCAAATTTGTCGGGGGAATGAGCGATTCTCAATTCGTATCTACTGTACGTTCGGGTATGGCTGCGGACAACAAAGTATTCGCACTACAACAGGCCTATGCTGCCGGTGATAGGTCCCCGGAAGTTTGCAGAAGCTATATTAAAATGAAAGTGGAGGTGCAGGAAATTCCGGCTGCCCAGGAAGCCGCTAAGGAATACCTGGCTTCGCTTTCGCCCAAAGAAAGGACTGCCCCGGAGAACTGGTTCCTTTTTGGAGAGAACCGATATGCCATGTACCTTTCCAATGTGCATTCGGCTTCGTTCCGTTACCTTGTCCAGAACAGGAAGGCCTTCCTCAAAAGGATACCCGCGGATACAGTAGATGCCAGGATTAGGGCGCTGTATGGCGCTTTGGCGGAACATGCGTTGCGCGACTGGTACTTTAAGAAAGAACCCTATACGCCGGGCATGTTTAACGACCTCGTGGCGTATGCCGAAGCTTCTGGTATGAAAGATAAAAAACAATTGGTGGCACTGATCAGAATCGCGGATGCCGCGGGACGCAAGGATGATGAGGAATTGCTGGAATTACTGGCAGCGAATACCACGAAGTTCTCCGAGCAACACAAGCGTGTTTTCTTTCCGTTCATCGGGGGCTACATGTCTCATCTTCCAAAACATGAATTTGACGGTATCCTGAAGCGCATGTTCAGCGACCTGGTCAATACATCCACGAATCCGCACCTTGTATCAATGGCCAATTCCCAACTGAAAAGGCTGAATGAAAACGTTAATTGA
- a CDS encoding prolyl oligopeptidase family serine peptidase, producing the protein MITVKKLLLLCLCIQLQSLLKAQPPLSYPVDLKRTAAVDSFDIPALRKLVGSLDIVPFFLPASNAFWYVWEDTPGVRKYWLADPVTKTKTPIPGPDPGPKRPVKYRGVGEHAANDRYILYSKGHELYLQRDSVETKRLSADGARYYSFGEYEADERADRPAATVARWVDSSTFFYALREDNRKVFEMPLVHSMPSLPWLEKWKYQLAGDTAVTQYELFIGDTSGRINKVAIEKWKDQELKIIGANPVFNEVFFTRKSRTGQQIELCAAHLVSGKIRVIIAETTDRYFSPDLFQVIPVNNGNEWLWWSDRSGWGHFYLYDRNGHLKRTLTNGAWTAARKVRLDERARKLYFYGYGKERGRNPNLQHLYEVSLEGGTVTLHTKENAHHKVWFHPDGKYYIDVFSRIDQSPQINVRSLAGKLLMELEKPDVSRLYGYGWRHPEPFTVKAADDSTLLYGLIWKPSGFDSTKKYPVISQVYPGPFTETVWPDFTVFDKYNNAALAEAGFIVVVMGHRGSSPFRGKAYATYGYGNLRDYALEDDRHGLRQLIRGNTYMDSTRIGIIGHSGGGAMAAAAICTYPDFYKAAVASAGNHDNAFYHKSWGETYQGIAYDSTKTKPFNYKVKNNMELASRLAGRLLLVTGETDNNVHPGNTFRLVDALVKAGKNFELLVLPNQSHHYEGPYKTYYENKVRAFFLQYL; encoded by the coding sequence ATGATAACAGTGAAGAAGTTGCTGCTGTTGTGTCTCTGTATCCAACTGCAAAGTTTATTGAAAGCGCAACCTCCCTTGTCCTATCCCGTGGACCTCAAAAGAACGGCAGCCGTCGATTCATTTGATATTCCCGCGCTCCGGAAACTGGTGGGAAGTCTGGACATTGTTCCATTCTTCCTGCCCGCTTCCAATGCGTTCTGGTATGTTTGGGAAGATACGCCCGGGGTAAGAAAATACTGGCTGGCCGATCCCGTAACGAAAACAAAAACCCCGATTCCCGGTCCTGATCCCGGTCCGAAGCGCCCTGTAAAATACCGCGGCGTAGGAGAGCATGCTGCCAATGACAGGTATATATTATACAGCAAGGGACACGAGTTGTACCTGCAACGCGATAGTGTGGAAACAAAGCGGCTCAGCGCCGATGGCGCACGTTATTATTCCTTCGGTGAATACGAGGCGGATGAGCGTGCCGACCGTCCTGCGGCTACTGTTGCCCGTTGGGTAGACAGCTCCACTTTCTTTTATGCGCTGCGTGAAGATAACCGGAAGGTATTTGAAATGCCGTTGGTGCACAGCATGCCATCTCTTCCCTGGTTGGAAAAATGGAAATACCAACTGGCCGGCGATACCGCGGTTACACAGTATGAACTTTTCATTGGCGATACTTCCGGCAGGATCAATAAAGTGGCGATCGAAAAATGGAAGGACCAGGAACTGAAGATCATCGGTGCCAACCCCGTTTTCAATGAAGTGTTCTTTACCCGAAAAAGCAGAACCGGCCAGCAGATTGAACTGTGCGCCGCGCACCTGGTTTCCGGGAAAATACGGGTGATCATTGCCGAAACAACGGATCGTTATTTCAGTCCAGATCTTTTCCAGGTGATCCCCGTAAACAATGGAAACGAATGGCTCTGGTGGAGCGACCGCTCCGGATGGGGGCACTTCTACCTGTACGACCGGAACGGGCATTTGAAAAGAACCCTCACCAACGGGGCGTGGACGGCAGCAAGAAAAGTAAGGCTGGACGAACGTGCCAGGAAACTCTACTTCTATGGCTATGGAAAAGAACGGGGCAGAAACCCAAACCTGCAGCATTTGTATGAAGTATCGCTTGAGGGCGGAACAGTAACGTTGCACACGAAAGAAAACGCGCACCATAAAGTATGGTTTCATCCAGATGGAAAATATTATATCGATGTATTTTCCAGGATAGACCAATCGCCACAGATCAATGTCAGGTCGCTTGCCGGGAAATTATTGATGGAACTTGAAAAACCGGATGTTTCGCGCCTGTATGGTTATGGGTGGCGTCATCCCGAGCCTTTCACCGTAAAAGCCGCGGATGATTCCACCTTGCTGTACGGCCTGATATGGAAGCCTTCCGGCTTCGATTCCACCAAAAAATATCCGGTGATTTCCCAGGTATATCCCGGACCATTTACGGAGACCGTGTGGCCCGATTTTACTGTGTTCGACAAATACAACAACGCGGCCCTTGCTGAAGCCGGGTTTATCGTAGTGGTCATGGGCCACAGAGGGAGCAGTCCATTCCGGGGAAAGGCCTATGCCACTTATGGATACGGCAATCTCCGTGATTATGCGCTGGAAGATGACCGGCATGGCCTGCGCCAGTTGATCCGCGGCAATACTTACATGGACAGCACACGCATTGGGATCATCGGGCATTCAGGTGGCGGGGCCATGGCCGCCGCGGCGATATGCACCTACCCGGACTTTTATAAAGCGGCGGTGGCTTCCGCAGGTAACCACGACAACGCTTTCTACCATAAAAGCTGGGGCGAAACCTACCAGGGCATCGCTTATGATTCCACCAAAACAAAGCCTTTCAATTACAAGGTGAAAAACAATATGGAACTGGCTTCCCGTTTGGCGGGCAGGTTATTGCTGGTGACCGGCGAAACGGACAACAACGTGCATCCCGGGAACACCTTCCGCCTCGTAGACGCGCTGGTGAAAGCGGGCAAGAACTTTGAACTGCTCGTGCTCCCCAACCAGTCGCATCACTACGAAGGGCCATACAAAACCTATTATGAAAACAAAGTAAGGGCATTCTTCCTTCAATATTTATAA
- a CDS encoding LacI family DNA-binding transcriptional regulator, with product MKPEKAVTIYDIASHLNISAATVSRGLQDHPAISRETKKRILAAAKKLGYRTNTFAKSLRTRKTNTIGVIVHRLNSYFISTVLAGMESTANKEGYNLIISQSLERFEKEQQAVLTMYNKQVDGLLISLAADTPSIEHLEPFFSRKIPVVFFDRAPGVNLHTSILVDNFRAAYKATTHLLEQGCKKLMHLAGNTTSNLYAERLAGFKQALKDHHIRFSDKLLFESDLSEDAGLAAADYILSLKDRPDGVFVANDNSAVHCMLRLQQAGMKIPEDIAFVGFNNDPITRVISPNLSSINYPGLTLGVTAIQTMLNHINGLATLENTSSIVLRDELIIRASSLRNKNL from the coding sequence ATGAAGCCCGAAAAAGCCGTTACCATCTACGATATCGCGAGCCACCTGAATATTTCCGCCGCTACCGTGAGCCGGGGCTTGCAGGATCATCCCGCCATCAGCCGGGAAACCAAAAAACGCATCCTGGCCGCAGCTAAAAAACTCGGCTACCGTACCAACACTTTCGCGAAAAGTTTAAGAACCCGGAAAACGAATACTATCGGCGTGATTGTGCACCGGCTGAACAGCTACTTCATTTCAACCGTACTGGCCGGAATGGAAAGTACAGCCAACAAAGAAGGCTATAACCTCATCATCAGCCAGTCGCTGGAGCGTTTTGAAAAGGAACAACAGGCCGTACTTACCATGTACAACAAACAGGTGGATGGACTACTGATCTCTCTGGCCGCAGATACGCCCTCTATCGAACACCTCGAGCCTTTTTTCAGCCGGAAGATACCGGTCGTATTTTTTGACCGTGCGCCTGGCGTTAACCTGCACACGAGTATCCTGGTCGATAATTTCAGGGCGGCCTATAAAGCTACCACACATTTACTGGAACAAGGTTGTAAGAAGCTGATGCACCTGGCAGGAAACACCACCAGTAACTTATACGCCGAAAGGCTCGCGGGGTTTAAGCAGGCGCTGAAGGATCATCATATCCGCTTCTCCGACAAACTGCTCTTCGAGAGCGACCTCAGTGAAGATGCCGGCCTTGCTGCGGCAGATTATATCCTGAGTCTGAAAGACCGGCCCGACGGCGTTTTTGTGGCCAACGACAACTCCGCCGTGCATTGTATGCTGCGCTTGCAACAGGCCGGCATGAAGATTCCCGAAGATATCGCCTTTGTGGGGTTCAACAACGACCCCATTACGAGGGTAATTTCTCCCAACCTTTCCAGTATTAATTATCCCGGACTTACTTTAGGTGTTACCGCCATTCAAACCATGCTCAACCACATCAACGGACTGGCAACCCTCGAAAATACCAGTTCCATCGTGCTGCGCGATGAACTCATTATAAGGGCTTCTTCGCTACGGAATAAAAACTTGTAG
- a CDS encoding zinc-dependent metalloprotease, whose protein sequence is MMIRFVAAILLAQVLSFSAIGQKKDSIPPKRTTTGYDAIVNAQMKISKGLFTVYRNDTKCYFELADSVFGRDVLIVSRLAGTSAEMRGEGSIRGFVGDQINENLIRFEKAPNGKIFVRSVSYRERSADSSMPLYRAVVKNGILPITMIFEVKATKTDSTTGMGYSLIDMTDLLNSDNDMLFFGGSKSAFRLQSYQQDKSFLLDVKSFPANTEIRTMKTYSRAPAGNSLVNGAPVAAGGGNATIEINTSMVLLPKEPMRPRFADERLGYFSTNYVDFDRNGQRVTKRSIIQRWRLEPRPEDMERYKRGELVEPLKPIVIYVDPLTPEQWIPYLVQGINDWNTAFEKAGFKNAIIGRRAPTPEEDPSWSLEDARHSALVYKPSDLPNASGPQVSDPRSGEIIETHINWYHNVMKLVHDWYFVQAGAIDTGARKMVFSDELMGQLIRFVSSHEVGHTLGLLHNFSASSATPVEKLRDTAWLTKYGHTASIMDYARFNYVAQPEDHLRRQHIFPRIGDYDKWAIEWGYRYFPSAGNAEEETALLKKMVLANAGNKRLWFGGETVSSDPRVQNEDLGDNAMKAGEYGIKNLKRMVPSLVKWFGVPGENYADVKEMHSAILNQFSQYVTHVLRNIGGRYITLKTADQPGAVYVPVPAAIQREALAFIARNIFIAPRWLAEPGVLNKTGVSALDIIGGLQDEVLSKLINTTVFNQLQEAAALYPGSYSLQEYMRSVRIAIWGDLYAGVASDPFSRNLQLQYLDRMLVLLAPAGAAPLKTTVYGPDGLATVRMQLSELVVALQKNISTETDNLVKTHYTLALKRIKDALK, encoded by the coding sequence ATGATGATACGATTTGTTGCCGCCATTCTATTGGCGCAGGTGCTTTCTTTTTCTGCTATCGGTCAGAAAAAAGATTCGATTCCCCCCAAGCGAACCACAACGGGATATGATGCGATCGTTAACGCGCAAATGAAAATTTCGAAAGGACTTTTCACCGTTTACCGGAACGATACGAAATGTTACTTCGAACTTGCCGACTCCGTTTTTGGAAGAGATGTGCTCATCGTTTCCAGGCTCGCCGGCACGTCCGCTGAAATGAGGGGGGAGGGCAGTATTAGGGGATTTGTGGGCGATCAGATCAATGAGAACCTGATTCGCTTCGAAAAGGCGCCGAACGGAAAAATATTCGTCCGTTCCGTTTCCTACCGGGAACGTTCAGCCGATTCCTCCATGCCACTCTACCGTGCCGTGGTAAAGAACGGCATCCTGCCCATTACCATGATCTTTGAGGTGAAGGCCACAAAAACTGACAGTACTACCGGTATGGGATATTCGCTAATTGATATGACGGATTTGTTGAACAGCGATAACGATATGTTGTTTTTCGGCGGATCAAAATCGGCTTTTCGGTTACAGTCTTACCAGCAGGATAAATCTTTCCTGCTGGATGTAAAAAGTTTTCCTGCCAATACCGAGATCAGGACCATGAAAACTTATTCCCGTGCCCCGGCGGGAAACTCCCTGGTGAACGGTGCGCCTGTTGCCGCCGGTGGTGGCAACGCAACAATTGAGATTAATACTTCAATGGTGTTGTTGCCCAAAGAACCGATGCGTCCGCGTTTCGCCGATGAAAGGCTGGGCTACTTCAGTACAAATTATGTCGATTTCGACAGGAATGGCCAGCGTGTAACTAAGCGTTCCATCATCCAGCGTTGGCGGCTGGAACCTCGGCCTGAAGACATGGAGCGGTACAAAAGAGGGGAGTTGGTAGAACCCTTGAAACCTATCGTCATCTATGTGGACCCACTCACCCCCGAGCAATGGATTCCCTACCTGGTACAAGGCATCAACGACTGGAACACCGCTTTTGAAAAAGCGGGTTTCAAAAATGCCATCATTGGACGAAGAGCGCCCACACCTGAAGAAGATCCGTCATGGTCGCTGGAAGATGCGCGGCATTCGGCACTGGTATACAAACCTTCTGATCTGCCCAATGCCAGCGGTCCGCAGGTATCCGATCCGCGCAGCGGCGAAATCATTGAAACACATATCAACTGGTACCACAATGTGATGAAACTGGTGCACGACTGGTATTTTGTGCAGGCCGGCGCTATTGATACGGGTGCCAGAAAAATGGTGTTCAGCGATGAACTGATGGGGCAACTGATCAGGTTCGTTTCTTCTCACGAAGTAGGACATACCCTCGGACTATTGCACAATTTCAGCGCCAGTTCCGCCACGCCGGTGGAGAAACTCCGGGATACCGCATGGCTCACAAAATATGGCCATACCGCATCAATAATGGACTACGCCCGTTTCAACTATGTGGCCCAGCCAGAGGATCACCTCAGGCGGCAGCACATCTTCCCCCGAATCGGCGATTATGATAAGTGGGCGATTGAATGGGGCTACCGTTATTTTCCTTCAGCCGGGAATGCGGAGGAAGAAACTGCGTTGCTGAAGAAAATGGTCCTGGCAAATGCCGGCAACAAAAGATTGTGGTTCGGTGGCGAAACAGTCTCTTCCGATCCGCGTGTGCAGAACGAGGACCTTGGTGATAATGCGATGAAAGCCGGGGAATATGGCATAAAGAATTTAAAAAGAATGGTACCGTCCCTCGTAAAATGGTTCGGTGTGCCGGGCGAAAATTACGCTGATGTAAAGGAAATGCACAGCGCCATCCTCAACCAGTTCTCTCAATACGTTACGCATGTACTTCGTAACATAGGCGGAAGATACATTACGTTGAAAACGGCCGATCAGCCCGGTGCTGTATATGTCCCCGTACCCGCGGCTATCCAGCGCGAGGCGCTTGCGTTCATAGCCAGGAACATATTTATCGCGCCCAGGTGGCTGGCCGAACCAGGCGTACTCAATAAAACAGGTGTTTCAGCCCTTGACATCATTGGAGGATTGCAGGACGAGGTACTCAGCAAACTCATCAATACCACAGTGTTTAACCAACTCCAGGAAGCCGCGGCCCTCTACCCCGGAAGTTATTCACTGCAGGAATACATGCGTTCCGTCCGGATCGCCATTTGGGGTGATCTGTATGCAGGGGTAGCTTCAGATCCCTTCAGCAGAAACCTCCAGTTGCAATACCTGGATCGTATGCTTGTACTACTCGCTCCCGCCGGAGCCGCTCCTTTAAAAACTACGGTTTACGGTCCCGATGGCCTGGCAACAGTCCGCATGCAGTTATCCGAACTGGTAGTCGCCCTACAAAAGAATATTTCAACCGAAACGGACAACCTGGTAAAAACGCACTACACCCTTGCGCTCAAAAGAATAAAAGATGCTTTGAAATAA